The segment GTATTTTCAATACTGACTGTGCGGCTTAATCCAGAGAAAGTATCATTGGGAATATTAAAATATTCAATACGAGTCTTTATTCCTAAAGAGTTATTTTTTTCTTCAAGGGTAAGTTTGCTTGAGTCTATTGCAATAGAATTGGTGATCTGGTATTTTGAGTTAAGATAGCCGTTATGAAATGGTTCATAATAAACAGGGTCTTTAGCAGATTTAATTTTGATGAAAGTGCGGAATCCATGGCTTGAAACTAACTGCCATGATTTATTTGCCGGAAAGAATTCTAAGATTGCCTGATCTTTATCTCTAGTACCAAAACTACAGATACATTGCCCACGATTAACATAGAAGACCCACATTGGAATTCCATATTTACCGGCAATCCCGGGAAAGAAATTAGCAAAAGGCTTGGAATAATTGTAGTTTTGAATGATAAACTCGCCCTGCTTATTTAAATAATATTTTGGCTTGCTTTGTTTGGATTCTTTTCTCATTTTAATTTGGGTTAATTCTTAATATTTTACACATTTTCATGAAATTGTCAACTCGAGATGTTGACTTTTAACAAAAGAATGTTAGAATATATAAAATATCACCCCGCGCTTATAAGGAATTGCGCGTGTGTGCCCGTGCGGGTAAGGAGAAGAGATGTCGATAGATAAAGAAACGGTAAAACATGTTGCGCATTTAGCACGTATCGAATTGCAGCCTAATGAGTTAGAAAAAATATCCGGACAGCTGCATGATATATTAGGTTTTATTGATAAAATAAGCACTTTGGATATAGAGAAAATCACGCCTGCAAGCCATATTTTACCTATCAGTAATGTGTTAAGGGATGATTTGCCGCATAAATCTTTACCTGTGGAAAAAGCCCTGGAAAATGCCCCGAGTAAAAAAGGAAGTTTCTTCAGCGTACCTAAGATAATCGAATAATTATGGAATTAAATCAACTAACTGCCCACGAATTGTTGGATAAGCTTAAAACTAAAGAAACTGATCAAAAGGTAGTTTTTGATTCGCTTTATAAGCGCATACAAAAAGTCGAACCTAAAGTTAAAGCTTATGTCAGGATTAAAGAAGAAAAAACAATTCCTTCAAATCTCCAATCAGAGGGACTCCTTAATGAGCTTCCACCAATTACCATCAAAGATAACATTTGCACTGAAGGCTTGAATACCGAATGTTGTTCAAAAATTCTTGAAGGTTTTCGCCCGCCGTATGATGCTACAGTTATCACTAAATTAAAAAATGCAGGAGCTCAAATTTTTCCTTTAAAGGCAAACATGGATGAATTTGCTTTTGGTTCCTCAACGGAAAATTCATTTTTGGGAGCGACTGCTAATCCCTGGGATTTAGAGTGTGTTCCCGGAGGTTCTTCAGGAGGCTGCGCTGCTGCCGTATCCGCTGATGAAGCAATTTGGGCTCTAGGTTCTGATACGGGAGGCTCAATTCGGCAACCTGCTTCTTTCTGCGCAGTTGTAGGATTAAAGCCTACTTATGGGCGCGTTTCGCGTTTTGGATTAATTGCTTTTGCTTCCAGTCTTGATCAAATTGGGCCTATTACCAAAGATGTCCTTGATGCAGCAATTTTAACCAAGATTATCTCAGGATATGACGCTAATGATTCAACCTCGGTAAAATTAGATGTACCGGATTATACTAAAAGCCTGACCAATGATATTAGAGGTTTAAAAATCGGTGTACCTAAAGAATATTTTATCGAAGGTATGGATCTAGAGATTAAATCTATTATTGAAGAGGCGATAAATAAACTAGAAACTCTAGGCGCAGTTTCTCAACAGATTTCATTACCACATACAGAATATGCCGTGCCTGTTTATTATATTATCGCAACTGCCGAAGCCAGTTCAAACCTGGCTAGATTTGACGGGGTTCAATACGGATTTAGGGCAAAATCAAATAATTTAATCCAGATGTACAAACTAACCCGCGCGCAAGGTTTTGGTGAAGAAGCAAAACGTAGAATCTTACTTGGAACTTTTGCCTTATCGCATGGATATTATGATGCCTATTATTTACGTGCCTTAAAAGTACGTACTCTAATAAAACAGGATTTTGATCAAGTATTTACTGATTTTGATTGTATTGTTGCTCCTACATCTCCAAGCGCGGCTTTTAAAATTGGGGAAAGGACTCAAGACCCCCTAAAAATGTACCTGTCCGATATATATACTATCTCGGCAAATTTAGCAGGAATTCCAGCAATATCTATTCCTTGCGGTTTTACCAAAAAAGGATTGCCTGTAGGTTTACAGATAATCGCCAAGCCATTTAACGAAGAGATGCTTTTTCGGGTAGCACATACTTTTGAGCAAAATACCCAGTGGCATAAGCTTAAACCAAAATTATGAAATACGAAACAGTCATCGGCTTAGAAGTCCACCTGCAATTAAAAACTAAAACTAAAGCATTTTGTGGTTGTGCTATTGACTTCGGGAAAACCCCTAATTCCTGTACCTGCCCGGTATGCTTGGGATTGCCCGGCAGCCTTCCGGTTTATAATAAAGAAGCGCTAAATTCCGCAATAAAAGTAGCTTTGGCTTTTAATTGTCAGATACAAAAATATACAAAATTTGACCGTAAAAATTATTTTTATCCGGATTTACCAAAAAATTACCAAATTTCACAATACGATCTGCCTTTATCGCGTAATGGACACTTAATGATTGTTAGTCAGAATATATCTAAGCGCATCGGTATTACCAGGATACATTTAGAGGAAGATGCGGGTAAACTTATCCATGGAATAGATTCAAGCTTGGTAGATTTCAACCGTACAGGAATTCCGCTTCTTGAGATAGTCAGCGAACCTGACTTATCAAGTCCTCAAGAAGCTTTTGACTACCTGACAAATTTAAAAAATATCATTGAATACCTAGATGTATCCGATTGCGATATGGAAAAAGGATCTTTGCGTTGCGATGCCAACATATCTTTAAAGCCAGAAGGAACAAAAGAATTGGGAGTTAAGACTGAATTAAAAAACATGAATTCTTTTAAGGGGGTAAAAGACGCTTTAACATTTGAAATCAGCCGTCAAACTAAACAGCTCAATACAAATCAAGCCATGTTCCAGGAGACTCGACTTTGGAACGCCGATAAGGGAGAAACTGTATCTATGCGTAGTAAAGAAGGCGCCAAAGATTACAGGTATTTTCCTGATCCGGACCTTGCAGTTTTTATTATTGATGAGCCTATGATTGCGCGTATAAAAGCAGAATTACCTGAACTGCCACAAGATAAGGTATCCCGCCTTGTACGTGATTATTCGCTATCTGAGTATGACGCTAAAATCTTAGCTTCTTCAAAAAAATTTGCTGATTATGCTGAAGAATGCATGAAGATATTCCAGGATAATGATAAAAAACCAATAGTAAATTGGTTAATTGGGCCTTTTACAGCTACAGTATCTAACCCTTCGAACCAAGCTAAACCAGAGTATATTCAATCAAAAAATCTTGTGGAATTAGTGGAATTGGTTGTAAAGAAACAAATCATCTCTAACCTTACTGGTAAGGCTGTTTTAGAGGAAATGTTTGCGACTGGCAACACAGCAAGCTCAATAATAAGTGAAAAAAACTTGGGACAGATTTCTGATACCGAAAGCCTTGATTTAATTATACATGAAATTATTGCTGAAAATTCCAAGTCGGTTAGCGACTACAAAGCAGGGAAAATAAACGCACTTATGTTCCTGGTTGGGCAAGTAATGAAAAAGAGCGCTGGTAAAGCTAATCCTAAGGTAGTTGGAGACCTGATAAAGAGGAGGCTTGCTAATGGGTAAAAAAATATGCGTTGGATTAATAATTATCATACTTGTGTTTGTCGGCACCAGAATCGCAGCCTCAGATAGCAGAAAGAAAAGCAACGACGAGATGTACAAACAAGTTGAATTATTTTCCGATACCTTAGCAATTATTCAAAAAGAGTACGTCGATGACACAAAACCCAAAGATTTAATCTATGGTTCATTAAAAGGTATGCTTTCTTCTCTTGACCCACATAGCCAATTCATGGATCCTGATACGTACAATGACCTGAAAGTAGATACGGAAGGTAAATTCGGGGGTTTGGGGATCGAAATTACCATAAAAGATGGCTTACTAACCATAATTACTCCTATTGAAGATACGCCGGCCTGGAAAGCCGGAATAAAAGCGGGAGATCATATTGTAAAAATTAACGATACATTAACCCGGGAGATGTCCTTAACCGATGCGGTAAAAAGGATGCGCGGAAAACCAGGGGAAGTAGTAAATCTTACGATATTGAGAGATCCCGAAAATAAACTTTTGGATTTTAAAATTATCCGGGCGATCATAAAAATTAAGGATATAAAACAAGCACGTATTTTGGAAGGTAAAATCGGTTATATTCGTATTACTGAATTTCGTGAAAATACCTTACAAGAATTAAATAATGCCTTAACTAATTTATCTAAACAAGGAATGAAAGCATTAATAATTGACTTGCGTAATAATCCCGGAGGGCTACTTGATGTTGCCGTTAAAATTACGGGAAGATTTGTCCAGCCAAATAAAATGATCGCTTATACCAAAGGCAGAAACAAAGGCCAAAACTTAGAGTTTCTTTCTGAAGCAAAGAACGCGATTTTAGATTTACCCTTGGCAGTCTTAATTAATGAAGGATCGGCTTCCGGTAGCGAGATTATGGCAGGAGCTCTCCAGGATTATAAACGCGCCATAATTATCGGCACTAAATCTTTCGGAAAAGGTTCCGTGCAAACAGTAATACCTTTAGGAGACGGCTCTGCCTTACGATTAACTACCAGCTATTATTTTACGCCATCTGGTAAGATTATTAATGGAAAAGGAGTAATTCCTGAAATTGTGGTGGAAGAAAATAAGGAAGCCTCCGAAACAAAAAATAAGAAATTCAATCAAATATTTGATGAAATTGAGAATAAGCAAGCTGAGGCTAAAACCACCCCAGAAGATATTTTCAATTATAAAAATGATGCCCAGTTAACAGGGGCTTTGGATGCTTTAAGGGCTATAGTAATTTATAACCAATCTAAACATTAAAACTATTGCTATTTTAAGCTTATGAAAAATAAACTTGTGATCAGTATTTCTGTAATTTTAATTTTACTTTTATTTATCGCTCTAATTCTAACTCCAGCTTACAAAAAAATACCGATAAAAAAAATCCCTGCTGTAAAAGGAAAAATTGCCATTGTAATTGATGATTGGGGATATCATTTAGATAATATGGCAATCGTAAAAGAAATAAAAGTTCCTTTGACGTGTGCGATTCTGCCGAATCTGAAAAACTCAAAGGAAGTTGCTAGAAAATTAAATAACCTTGGTTTTGAAATAATCCTACATCTGCCAATGGAGCCAAAAGAAAAATACAGATTAGAAGTAAATACCATTACCTTGAACATGGGAACCAAGCAGGTTAGTAATATTATGGATACTGGTTTGGACTCGATAATTTTTGCAAAAGGAATATCGAATCATATGGGTTCAGCTATTACAGAGGATAGAAGAATAAGCGGAATAGTAATGTTGGAAACCAAAAAGCGTAATCTATATTTTCTGGACAGTTTCGTAACTGCAAGATCCGTCTGCCGCCAGATTGCTGTAAAAATTAAAGAAAGATTTGCCAAGCGTGATGTATTTTTAGATAATCAGGACGATCCTGCATATATAAGAGGACAGCTTTTAAAATTAAAGAATCTATGCCGAAAACAAACCAGTGTAATCGCCATCGGTCATGACCGTAAAAATACTTTAATGGTATTAAAAGAAATGCTTCCTAAAATGAAGGAAGAAGGTTACAAATTTGTTTTTGTTTCGGAGATAGCAAAATGATAGTTTTAGGAATTGAAAGCTCCTGTGACGAAACCTCTGTTGCGCTAGTTAAAGACGGTAAAAAAATCCTGGCCAATGTAGTCGCCAGTAGCTTAAAAATACATAGTAAACATGGAGGAATAGTGCCTGAGATTGCTTCTCGCATGCAACTTGAAAGCATTTCAGATGTTTTTTCTCAAGCTATTAAAACCGCTAAAATAAAAATAGAGGATATTGATCTTGTTTCTGTAACAAGCGGGCCTGGGTTACCGGGGTCACTTCTAGTTGGAATTTCATTTGCTAAAGCGCTGGCAATAAGCTTAAAGAAACCGATACTTGGCGTTAACCATATCCATAGCCATATTTATGCAAATCTTCTTTGCCATAAAAATATTAATTTTCCTTGTATGGCTTTAGTTGTTTCCGGAGGCCACACCAGTCTTTTTTATATCAAAGATTTTTCTGAGATTAAAACAATAGGGCAGACTCTTGATGATGCTTGCGGAGAGGCTTTTGATAAAGTAGCTAAAATTATGGGTATGGAATATCCCGGAGGCCCTGAGATCGAAAAATTTTCTAAAGGAGCAAATAAACATAAAATAAAGTTTGCTTGCTGTGGAACCGATAATGAATTTAATTTCAGCTTCAGTGGTATAAAAACAGCTGTGTTATATTGTTTAAAAAATAAAAAAGTTGAAACTAAATTAAAGAAAGATATCGCAGCTTCTTTCCAGGAAAGCGTAATTAATGCGTTAGTAAAAAAATCTATTCTGGCTTGTAGGCGTTATAATGTAGAAAATCTTCTAATTGGAGGGGGAGTTATTGCCAATAGATCATTGCGCCAGACATTTAGCGAAAGCGCAAAGGATAGCGGACTTAATTGTTTTTTTCCGGATACCTTTCTATGTATGGATAATGCTGCAATGGTTGCCGGATTGGCAGATTATCTTTATAAACAAGGAAAAAGAAGCAACTTGAATCTAAATATTGAGTTCAATTAGTGGATTACCGTCTCATAAAATAAGCCAAAATTCTTTTCAACAATTTTGGCTTATTCGGCGGTATTAATTCGCGCATTGACTTACTCACACTGGCGTGTTCGTAAGTCAAGCGCTCATTAAGGAGGGTACATGCCAACCGATTTTCAAATGATCATACGTTTGTTATTAACTTTACTTTTGAGTGGGTTAATTGGCCTGGAACGTCAGGTTCATCGCAGAGATGCTGGTTTGCGTACGCATATATTAGTAGCCTTAGGCTCTTGCCTTATCATGTTGACATCCTTATATGTTTTTGATATATATAAAGATAAGGTTTCATTGGATCCGGCGCGAATTGCCGCTGGAGTAATTACCGGTATCGGTTTCCTTGGAGCAGGCACAATAATCCGCGAACCTGAAAAAGTAAGAGGATTAACTACTGCTGCCAGTTTATGGGTTGTTGCCGGAATAGGCCTGGCAGCAGGGATTGGTTTTAATAGAGTAGCAATATATACTACTGTTTTAGTTTTAATTGTTTTGCATTTTTTACGCTTTGTGGAAGGATCCCTTACTCTTACAAAGGAGGATAATCATGGCATTTAAAAAGAAGCTGGAGGAAAAAACCCTTGATGTAGATGCCGCAATGCAGGGCTCTTTGAGTTTTAAGGATCCGGTTAATCTGCGTATTAATGGAAAATTTGAAGGTACTCTTGATACCCGGGGTAACTTAACTATTGGTTCTACTGCTGTCATTAATGCAGATATTATCGGGGATAATATTATTATTGGAGGTAAAGTTAAAGGCAAAATTACTGCCCGTGAACGGCTTACCCTACTGCCGCAGGCAATAGTTGAGGGGCATATTTATCCGGCCAAACTCAATATTGCTGAAGGCGCGCTTCTAGAAGGCCAATGCACAATGCTGCATGATTTCCTTAATCCGGAAGAATTAGCAAAATACCTGGAGGTAGAATTAAGTTCAATAATTGAATGGGCCAATTCAGGAAAAGTGCCAGCTAACAAAGAAGATAACGACTGGAAATTTGAACGTCGTGCCATAGATAGCTGGGTAGCATCGGGAAAAATTGGAAAATAATTTAAAAAATGGGCGAAGAAAAACTACTTACCGTCAGAGAAGTCTCCGCTATTCTTGGCGTATCTGAAAAAGATATTTTAGACCTAACCCAGGATGGCAGGCTTCCTGGATATAAGATAGGCGACCTGTACCTAAGATTTAAAAAAGAACAGGTAGAGCAATATAAAAAAGACCATCCTCTGGCACACTCTAAAACGGTCAAAGATGAACCAGAAGGAATAAGAAGCAGGATTCAGGATTTTCTTTATTTCAATGATTTCTATATCGGAGCAGTAATTTTTATAATCCTTCTAGCCTATCTTGTGTATCGGGGTTTATAGATAAATGTCCTCAAAGAAAGGTTTTTGTGATCTAGGATTTGCCAAAGTTGATACAGACAGAAGGAACCGGAAGGGATTTGCGGAAGTTATCTTTTGTCCAGGAAAGGACCGGCAACACTTAAAAGAAATTGCCAAAAAAATAATCAAAGCAAAAGAAGACTTATTATTAACTAAATTAGAAAAAACCGAATTTAATTTTTTAAAAAAAACGATTCCTGCTTTAAAATATAACCACCTGGCAAAAATTGGTTACTTCTTAACCAAATCTAAACCCCTCTCAAAAGGCTTAGTTTTAATTATTTCGGCGGGTACGAGCGATATACCAATAGCTGAAGAAGCAGCAGTTACCTTGGAAATTATGGGTAACCGCATTAAAAGATTATATGATGTGGGAGTAGCAGGAGTGCATCGGCTGATGAATAATATTGATAAATTAAAGGCAGCTCAAGTTATTATTGTTGTGGCAGGCATGGAGGGGGCACTCCCCAGTTTAGTTAGTGGCTTAGTCAAGGCTCCGATCATAGCAGTTCCGACTAGTTGCGGATACGGAGCTTCTTTTTCCGGCTTAGCTGCGCTTTTGACTATGCTCAATGGATGTTCACCCGGAGTAACGGTCGTAAATATTGACAATGGATTTGGGGCCGGCTATTTTGCCAGCTTAATCAATCACCCTACGCGATAGGTAAGAAGCGTGGGGTTAACCTTAGCAAGTTACACCCAGCGCTAATTGGTATTGCGCTGGTGTTGCCTTCGTAGGCAAGGAGATAATTATGGCTTTATCAGGTTTAGATATCTATAAGCTACTACCTAAAACAAACTGTCGTCAATGCGGCTTTGCTACTTGCCTTGCTTTTGCCATGCAATTAGCAAAAAAAGCAATTACAATCGAAAAATGCCCTTTCATTTCAACAGAAGCTAAGATGATTTTGGAGGCCCAGGCGCAACCTCCGATTAAATCCATTACCCTAGGCAATGATTTATTAAAATTTGAAATTGGCAATGAATCGGTTTTATTCCGCCATGAAGAAAAATTTCGTAACCCCGCAGGAGTAGGTTTTATTATCGATGATAACTTAAGCGATATAGAAATAAAAGACCGGCTGGAAAAAATTAATCATCTTAAATTTGAGCGTATAGGACAGTTGCTTGAAGTTAATTTAGTAGCTTTAAAACAAAATACAGATTCCAAAAGATACCTAGAGGCATTGAAACTAGTCCTAAATAATACCACTTTACCTCTAATGCTAATGAGTGATGATTTATCTGCTTTGAGAAAAGCAGCAGAAACCGCAAAGGAGCGTAAACCTTTACTTTATTGCGCAACCAGGGAAAACTTTGCTCAAATTGGGGTAATCTCTAAAGAATTACAGTTACCACTAGTAGTGGTTGGGCAAGATTTGGATATTTTAACCAAGTTGACTAAAGAACTAAATGCATTGGGGATAAATAATTTAATTTTAGATACAGGTACCAAATCCGTAACTGAGAAAATCTGGGACTTGACGCAATTGCGCAGACAGGCATTAAAAAAATCAAATCGGGCATTAGGATATCCAACTTTAGTTATTTCGGATAAAACTGATCCTTACGAAGAAGCTATGGAAGCAACTGCTTATATCGCTAAATACGCAGGACTCGTCTTGATTAAAGGAATCCAAACTTGGGAAAATATTTGTATCCTAACTTTAAGACAAAATATTTATACTGATTCGCAGAAACCTTTACAAATTGAATCCAAACTTTATCCAATCGGCCAAGTAAGCCAGAATTCGCCGGTTTTAATCACTACCAATTTCTCTCTGAGTTATTACACTGTTTTAGGAGAAGTAGAGGCCAGTAAAATACCCTCATACATTTTAAGCGTTAATACTGAAGGAATGTCGGTACTTACCGCATGGGCTGCGGAAAAATTCAATGCTGAATGTATAACTAAATCATTAAATGAGCACGGGGTCAAAGATGCGGTAAAACATAAAAATTTGATTATTCCCG is part of the Candidatus Omnitrophota bacterium genome and harbors:
- the gatC gene encoding Asp-tRNA(Asn)/Glu-tRNA(Gln) amidotransferase subunit GatC, with amino-acid sequence MSIDKETVKHVAHLARIELQPNELEKISGQLHDILGFIDKISTLDIEKITPASHILPISNVLRDDLPHKSLPVEKALENAPSKKGSFFSVPKIIE
- the gatA gene encoding Asp-tRNA(Asn)/Glu-tRNA(Gln) amidotransferase subunit GatA — its product is MELNQLTAHELLDKLKTKETDQKVVFDSLYKRIQKVEPKVKAYVRIKEEKTIPSNLQSEGLLNELPPITIKDNICTEGLNTECCSKILEGFRPPYDATVITKLKNAGAQIFPLKANMDEFAFGSSTENSFLGATANPWDLECVPGGSSGGCAAAVSADEAIWALGSDTGGSIRQPASFCAVVGLKPTYGRVSRFGLIAFASSLDQIGPITKDVLDAAILTKIISGYDANDSTSVKLDVPDYTKSLTNDIRGLKIGVPKEYFIEGMDLEIKSIIEEAINKLETLGAVSQQISLPHTEYAVPVYYIIATAEASSNLARFDGVQYGFRAKSNNLIQMYKLTRAQGFGEEAKRRILLGTFALSHGYYDAYYLRALKVRTLIKQDFDQVFTDFDCIVAPTSPSAAFKIGERTQDPLKMYLSDIYTISANLAGIPAISIPCGFTKKGLPVGLQIIAKPFNEEMLFRVAHTFEQNTQWHKLKPKL
- the gatB gene encoding Asp-tRNA(Asn)/Glu-tRNA(Gln) amidotransferase subunit GatB, producing MKYETVIGLEVHLQLKTKTKAFCGCAIDFGKTPNSCTCPVCLGLPGSLPVYNKEALNSAIKVALAFNCQIQKYTKFDRKNYFYPDLPKNYQISQYDLPLSRNGHLMIVSQNISKRIGITRIHLEEDAGKLIHGIDSSLVDFNRTGIPLLEIVSEPDLSSPQEAFDYLTNLKNIIEYLDVSDCDMEKGSLRCDANISLKPEGTKELGVKTELKNMNSFKGVKDALTFEISRQTKQLNTNQAMFQETRLWNADKGETVSMRSKEGAKDYRYFPDPDLAVFIIDEPMIARIKAELPELPQDKVSRLVRDYSLSEYDAKILASSKKFADYAEECMKIFQDNDKKPIVNWLIGPFTATVSNPSNQAKPEYIQSKNLVELVELVVKKQIISNLTGKAVLEEMFATGNTASSIISEKNLGQISDTESLDLIIHEIIAENSKSVSDYKAGKINALMFLVGQVMKKSAGKANPKVVGDLIKRRLANG
- a CDS encoding S41 family peptidase; amino-acid sequence: MGKKICVGLIIIILVFVGTRIAASDSRKKSNDEMYKQVELFSDTLAIIQKEYVDDTKPKDLIYGSLKGMLSSLDPHSQFMDPDTYNDLKVDTEGKFGGLGIEITIKDGLLTIITPIEDTPAWKAGIKAGDHIVKINDTLTREMSLTDAVKRMRGKPGEVVNLTILRDPENKLLDFKIIRAIIKIKDIKQARILEGKIGYIRITEFRENTLQELNNALTNLSKQGMKALIIDLRNNPGGLLDVAVKITGRFVQPNKMIAYTKGRNKGQNLEFLSEAKNAILDLPLAVLINEGSASGSEIMAGALQDYKRAIIIGTKSFGKGSVQTVIPLGDGSALRLTTSYYFTPSGKIINGKGVIPEIVVEENKEASETKNKKFNQIFDEIENKQAEAKTTPEDIFNYKNDAQLTGALDALRAIVIYNQSKH
- a CDS encoding divergent polysaccharide deacetylase family protein yields the protein MKNKLVISISVILILLLFIALILTPAYKKIPIKKIPAVKGKIAIVIDDWGYHLDNMAIVKEIKVPLTCAILPNLKNSKEVARKLNNLGFEIILHLPMEPKEKYRLEVNTITLNMGTKQVSNIMDTGLDSIIFAKGISNHMGSAITEDRRISGIVMLETKKRNLYFLDSFVTARSVCRQIAVKIKERFAKRDVFLDNQDDPAYIRGQLLKLKNLCRKQTSVIAIGHDRKNTLMVLKEMLPKMKEEGYKFVFVSEIAK
- the tsaD gene encoding tRNA (adenosine(37)-N6)-threonylcarbamoyltransferase complex transferase subunit TsaD yields the protein MIVLGIESSCDETSVALVKDGKKILANVVASSLKIHSKHGGIVPEIASRMQLESISDVFSQAIKTAKIKIEDIDLVSVTSGPGLPGSLLVGISFAKALAISLKKPILGVNHIHSHIYANLLCHKNINFPCMALVVSGGHTSLFYIKDFSEIKTIGQTLDDACGEAFDKVAKIMGMEYPGGPEIEKFSKGANKHKIKFACCGTDNEFNFSFSGIKTAVLYCLKNKKVETKLKKDIAASFQESVINALVKKSILACRRYNVENLLIGGGVIANRSLRQTFSESAKDSGLNCFFPDTFLCMDNAAMVAGLADYLYKQGKRSNLNLNIEFN
- a CDS encoding MgtC/SapB family protein; this encodes MPTDFQMIIRLLLTLLLSGLIGLERQVHRRDAGLRTHILVALGSCLIMLTSLYVFDIYKDKVSLDPARIAAGVITGIGFLGAGTIIREPEKVRGLTTAASLWVVAGIGLAAGIGFNRVAIYTTVLVLIVLHFLRFVEGSLTLTKEDNHGI
- a CDS encoding polymer-forming cytoskeletal protein, with amino-acid sequence MAFKKKLEEKTLDVDAAMQGSLSFKDPVNLRINGKFEGTLDTRGNLTIGSTAVINADIIGDNIIIGGKVKGKITARERLTLLPQAIVEGHIYPAKLNIAEGALLEGQCTMLHDFLNPEELAKYLEVELSSIIEWANSGKVPANKEDNDWKFERRAIDSWVASGKIGK
- a CDS encoding helix-turn-helix domain-containing protein; translated protein: MGEEKLLTVREVSAILGVSEKDILDLTQDGRLPGYKIGDLYLRFKKEQVEQYKKDHPLAHSKTVKDEPEGIRSRIQDFLYFNDFYIGAVIFIILLAYLVYRGL
- the larB gene encoding nickel pincer cofactor biosynthesis protein LarB, with protein sequence MSSKKGFCDLGFAKVDTDRRNRKGFAEVIFCPGKDRQHLKEIAKKIIKAKEDLLLTKLEKTEFNFLKKTIPALKYNHLAKIGYFLTKSKPLSKGLVLIISAGTSDIPIAEEAAVTLEIMGNRIKRLYDVGVAGVHRLMNNIDKLKAAQVIIVVAGMEGALPSLVSGLVKAPIIAVPTSCGYGASFSGLAALLTMLNGCSPGVTVVNIDNGFGAGYFASLINHPTR
- the acsC gene encoding acetyl-CoA decarbonylase/synthase complex subunit gamma, with the protein product MALSGLDIYKLLPKTNCRQCGFATCLAFAMQLAKKAITIEKCPFISTEAKMILEAQAQPPIKSITLGNDLLKFEIGNESVLFRHEEKFRNPAGVGFIIDDNLSDIEIKDRLEKINHLKFERIGQLLEVNLVALKQNTDSKRYLEALKLVLNNTTLPLMLMSDDLSALRKAAETAKERKPLLYCATRENFAQIGVISKELQLPLVVVGQDLDILTKLTKELNALGINNLILDTGTKSVTEKIWDLTQLRRQALKKSNRALGYPTLVISDKTDPYEEAMEATAYIAKYAGLVLIKGIQTWENICILTLRQNIYTDSQKPLQIESKLYPIGQVSQNSPVLITTNFSLSYYTVLGEVEASKIPSYILSVNTEGMSVLTAWAAEKFNAECITKSLNEHGVKDAVKHKNLIIPGYVAQISGDLAEQSGYEIIVGPKEAAGIPAFLKNLN